Sequence from the Flavobacterium sp. TR2 genome:
GTAGATCGGATTAATTTTCCAGATAAATCAAATAATTTAATGTTGGCGGTTCCTGAAGCATTATTTACTTTAATTTTTACAAAATCTTTTACTGGATTCGGACTTACTTCAACACTAAACTTTTGATTTTCAACTTCATTTATTTGAACTGCTTTTTTTGCTGATAAGGAACTGGGAGGCAAAAAGGTGTCGGCTCCATTGGTAAGCCAGTTTAAACTGAAACGCACAAAATACATTTGATAGGTCGAACTCTCTCCGTTTTCATAATAAATTCCGATTGTTCCGTCTGGCAGAATTGTTAAACTGGAATAAGCCGATGCTCCCGGAAAAATAGTTTTTGGAGCGCTCCAAGTTGTTCCTTCGTCAGTACTCATTTGCACGCTCACATTTTTACGACTGCTTGAAAACGGAATAGAATGCAATAATCTATTTTTATCATAACCGTCAAGCGTAGAAGTATAACGAATAAAATCGCCATCGCAATTTGGATCTGTTATGCTTGTTTGATTGTAAGCCGTTCCCCATGTTACGCCTTTATCTGTCGAAATATTAAAACGTCTTGTTCCTGGATTTCGGATGCTCATCATAATATTTCCGTTATTTAATTCTACCACTTTTGCTTCATCGCCATCTATTTCAGCTCTTCCTGTCGATGCTGTCCAAGTAACACCATGATCGGCACTTGTTATCATATAATTGCTAATGCGTTCTGTTCCCGAAACATTTTCTCTAACGGCAATTGCAGCTACTATTTTTCCGTCACGCAATTGGTGCGCTCTTCCCGAAGCTACAAATAATCCTTTCCAATTTGGATTTGGCCCATAAATCTGGCTGGTAATATCTACCGGTGTTCCCCAAGTTACTCCATTATCTGTGCTGTGAATAACCAAGACTTTTGCGGGCGCTGCGTTTGTAGAAGCAAAAAAACCTTTATCTGCAGACACTAGACACAATAACTCGCCAGTAGTTTTGTCTAAAACCAATGCAGCATCGCCTGCGCCAGTTGCTGCGCCAAAATTGGCAATTGTAAGCGGAGAGGACCAAGTTTTTCCGTTATCTGTACTTCTGCGCACAACAGGATCTATCTTTGCTGATAAATCGCCTGAACCATTCCATCTTTTATCTGTTACTGTTACCAGCGAACCATCGGCAGCAGTGATGATTGCTGGAATACGATAACTTGCAGAACCTGCATCTCCAGGTGTAAACAAAAGTGTATTAGCCAATAAAATCACTCTGTTTCCTGAAACTGCATTGGACGTTGTATTGTAGGCAACTCCATTTGCAATTATTGACTCGCAAGTGGCATCTAATACATTCCCTTCTGTTGCGGTGGCTGAAACATCGTAAGTAATCCAAAAATAATTATCTCCAGAAACCAGCGCTTTTGAGCCATTCGCCGTAAGATTTCCGCTTGACGGAGAAACTGCTGCAAATAATGTCGCCGTTGTCGGATTGAAAATCGATGTACTGCCGCTTGAATAAATTTTGATGTTGGTAACATCTGAAATATTCGTAGTCCCCGTCATCGTAAATTTTAGAGCGCTCACGGTCAACGGATTTAAATTGCCCGAAACAGAGGCTTTTACAGCAATAATTCGCTGATCTGTGTCGCCTAAACCTGTTGGCAGTTCGGTTTGCACTAATGAAATGGAATTAATCTGCATTTCGTTTGTCTGTGCAATTACAGATGCTCCGTTCATTAAAGTCCCAGGATGGTTATTTCCTGTAATGTCTGGCACGTTGGTACCGCTTACGTTTTCAAAATCCCAAGCTGCAATTAAACCGGTTTCTGTTCCTGCAATTACAGCCGTTTTATCTGTTACAACTTCGGCAGCGGTCATGGCTTTGCTCCAAAAACGGATATCATCGATTTGAGCATTCATGTATGAGGCAAAATTGCTCAGAGTTCCAAAAAATAAATCTCCAGTATTAGAAACGGTGTTCGTTCCTCCAATATTTGCTGATGTTTTAGTTTGCTGTAAAACGCCATCTACATAAATTTTACAGCTTGTTGAGGCAACATCTACCACCATTGCCAAATGATGCCAAACGTTGTTGGCTATATTTGAAGTTCCGTACGGAGGCCCTGCCGCTCCTGCGCTTGTTGTGAGGTTTACTCCAAACTGTCCCCCGCCTGCCGAGGTGTTATTAATAAATTCATACCCAATTCCTGAGCCGTTTGGACGTTTGCTTAAAATACGCTTCCCAAAATCAGTGGTTTTAATTTTGCAGGTTATGGTTAAATTTTGCCCTGCTGCCAAATTAAAATCGCTGTGATTGGCAACTACCATATAATCGTTTACACCATCTAAATTTAAAACCATCGGAAAAGCATTTGAAAACGTTACTGATCCCACTAGAGTTCCAGGATGGTTATTTCCTGAAACGTCTGGAACCGAAGTGCCTGTTACATTTTCAAAATTCCACGCAGCCAAAAGATCTGCTGCTGGAGCGTTAACAACGGCAGTCATATCTGCTTGTAATTCTGCTGCAGTCATGGCTTTGTTCCAAATGCGCACATTATCGATCTGTCCTGCCCATTTGTAACTGTTGGAAGCGTCTGAAGTTGCTCCGATTACAAAGTTTACGGCATTGGAGAAATCAGATGTGACCGAAGTAAATGTTTTTCCTGTATTCGCCAAAACGCCATCCAAATAACCGTAAATCGTTCGATTGCTCGAGGCATCGATGACCAAAGCAACATGATGCCAAGTTCCATCGGCAATTGAATTGGCAGAATATCCTGCTGTGCTGATATTTGCAGGAGTTCCTGTTCCGCTTGCATTCATGGCAAACTTTCCGGCATTGGTTCCGTTTCCTGTCCAAAACTCATAACCATTTCCAGAAGTGCCATTTCTTTTGGCAAAAATTCTTGGAGTTCCGGTATTGGCTGTCGTTTTAATCCAGCAGGTAATGGTTTTGTTCTGGCCAGAGCCAAAGTCTAAATCTGGATGATCTGCTACTGTCATATAAGCCGAAGTTCCATCAAGGTTTAAAACCTTACCGCTTTGCGCTTTTATATTTATACTGCATAAACACATCAAACACAAACAAAAATTGAGTAATACATTTTTCATAGTTTTTAATATTTGGTTATAAATTGGTTAATAAGCAAAAAATAGCATCTAAAAACTTGATGGACCGGCAGATAATCAGAAGAAACGGATTTTAATTGTTTTCTAGATATTCGTGTAATATTTGAGTGCAATACCACTCTTGTCTTGGCAAATGAAACGGTCCTTTATAAAGATTTCCTTTTGCTGTCTGCGCTACGCTCCCATCTCTGTGCAAATAGCCAAACCACTCGCCGTTTTCTTTATCATGAAATTTACTGTAAGCATAATCATGAATCATTTTATGCCATTCTGCATATTTCGCATTTCCCGTCATGGTATAAGCCAATAAGGTTGCAATAATAACTTCATTATGCGGCCACCAGAATTTCATGTCCTGCCAATATTCCTGAACAGGATTTCCGTAAACGTCAAGAAAATATAAAATTCCGCCGTGTTCTTTATCCCAACCGCGTTCCCACATATAATCGAGCATCTTACAGCCCAATTCTATTAAATGCGGATCGTTGTTTCTGTATTTTGCTTCATGCAGAATAAACCACGCGCCTTCGATGGCGTGCCCAGGATTTAAAGTTCTTCCGTCTATATGATCGATTATAGAACCGTCTGGAGCCACTTGTTCCATCACGCATTTTATATCGTGCTTTACAAAGTCGTGTTCTATTTCGGCAATCCATTTCATAATCCATTCATCGCAGCGCGGATCTCCGATATTTTCTCGTAATTGCTGTGCCGTATTAATCATAATCATTGGAGAGCCAATTCCTTTTGAAGGTCTTGTATTGGTATATTTTGGTTCTAGCAAACCTGGAGTTGTGGTGTATTTGATGCATTCTCCAAAAAGATGGCGTGCCTGTTCGGCTGCGGCTTCATCTCCGCTCGCTTTTGCATAAGCGCTGAGAGCGATTACTGCAAAGGTTTCAGAAAAGTAATAACGTCGTTTGCGTATTGGACTTCCGTCTTGGGTAACGTGAAAAAACATTCGCCCATCTGTATCGAAACAATGTTTGTTGATAAAATCGATTCCAGATTTTGCGCCCTGAAGCCATTCTTTTTTGGGTTCGACTGTGTTGTAAAGTGTAGACAAGAGCCATGATGTGCGCCCCTGAAACCAAACTGATTTATCGGTATCTATTAATTCTCCAGTTTGGTTCCGCATCAGCAAGTAACCGCCATGCTCAGTATCTATGGAACGCGGAAACCAAAATGGAACTGTATTATCTAATAATTGGTTCTGATAAAACTCTTTTAATTCTATTAAATCAGTTTTTGAATAGCTCATTTTATATATGTTTTTTACGCCTGAAATCGATTCAGGTTTTGTTATGTTGATAGGTGAAATCGCTTTAGATGTAAATTCAATTCATCTAAAGAAAAAAATAGTATGAGAGTTGCTTTCTAGTTTTTGTTTTCAGAATCCAGTTCGAATCTAAAAGTGGAACATGGAAGATTGGCTTCGTTTACCAGATTTGCTGTTGTAAAAGGCTTATAAGCGTATAAAACTTCTTTTATTTTCTGGCCATTCGGAATGCCGATTTCAACTTGATTTTTTACGATTACTGCTTTACTTTCGATTCGAATGCCTTTATCGGTTACAAGTTCAAATCCGATTACCTCTTTTTTATCTGCTGTAAATAGCTGTTTTGAATTTGAAAAAGAAACTAAAACCACATCTCCTTTTTGAATGGCTTTTAACGGTACAGGCCCTTCTGCTGTAATTTTTCTTCCGTACGAATATTTCAAAGCCAGCAATGCCAAACGATTTCCGATGGGTTCTTTTTTTATTGGGTGCACATTTGTCTCGTCGCCAAAATCCATACTGACTGCCATCGCACTATTTGGAATCTTTTTCTGAATTCTATTTTGTGCATCTCTAAACATTGCCCAAGAAGGACGGTTTATGCTTGACAGCT
This genomic interval carries:
- a CDS encoding LamG-like jellyroll fold domain-containing protein, with protein sequence MKNVLLNFCLCLMCLCSINIKAQSGKVLNLDGTSAYMTVADHPDLDFGSGQNKTITCWIKTTANTGTPRIFAKRNGTSGNGYEFWTGNGTNAGKFAMNASGTGTPANISTAGYSANSIADGTWHHVALVIDASSNRTIYGYLDGVLANTGKTFTSVTSDFSNAVNFVIGATSDASNSYKWAGQIDNVRIWNKAMTAAELQADMTAVVNAPAADLLAAWNFENVTGTSVPDVSGNNHPGTLVGSVTFSNAFPMVLNLDGVNDYMVVANHSDFNLAAGQNLTITCKIKTTDFGKRILSKRPNGSGIGYEFINNTSAGGGQFGVNLTTSAGAAGPPYGTSNIANNVWHHLAMVVDVASTSCKIYVDGVLQQTKTSANIGGTNTVSNTGDLFFGTLSNFASYMNAQIDDIRFWSKAMTAAEVVTDKTAVIAGTETGLIAAWDFENVSGTNVPDITGNNHPGTLMNGASVIAQTNEMQINSISLVQTELPTGLGDTDQRIIAVKASVSGNLNPLTVSALKFTMTGTTNISDVTNIKIYSSGSTSIFNPTTATLFAAVSPSSGNLTANGSKALVSGDNYFWITYDVSATATEGNVLDATCESIIANGVAYNTTSNAVSGNRVILLANTLLFTPGDAGSASYRIPAIITAADGSLVTVTDKRWNGSGDLSAKIDPVVRRSTDNGKTWSSPLTIANFGAATGAGDAALVLDKTTGELLCLVSADKGFFASTNAAPAKVLVIHSTDNGVTWGTPVDITSQIYGPNPNWKGLFVASGRAHQLRDGKIVAAIAVRENVSGTERISNYMITSADHGVTWTASTGRAEIDGDEAKVVELNNGNIMMSIRNPGTRRFNISTDKGVTWGTAYNQTSITDPNCDGDFIRYTSTLDGYDKNRLLHSIPFSSSRKNVSVQMSTDEGTTWSAPKTIFPGASAYSSLTILPDGTIGIYYENGESSTYQMYFVRFSLNWLTNGADTFLPPSSLSAKKAVQINEVENQKFSVEVSPNPVKDFVKIKVNNASGTANIKLFDLSGKLIRSTSVNLNEKEILFSLADQPQGIYLLNVNDANASISSKIIKK
- a CDS encoding AGE family epimerase/isomerase is translated as MSYSKTDLIELKEFYQNQLLDNTVPFWFPRSIDTEHGGYLLMRNQTGELIDTDKSVWFQGRTSWLLSTLYNTVEPKKEWLQGAKSGIDFINKHCFDTDGRMFFHVTQDGSPIRKRRYYFSETFAVIALSAYAKASGDEAAAEQARHLFGECIKYTTTPGLLEPKYTNTRPSKGIGSPMIMINTAQQLRENIGDPRCDEWIMKWIAEIEHDFVKHDIKCVMEQVAPDGSIIDHIDGRTLNPGHAIEGAWFILHEAKYRNNDPHLIELGCKMLDYMWERGWDKEHGGILYFLDVYGNPVQEYWQDMKFWWPHNEVIIATLLAYTMTGNAKYAEWHKMIHDYAYSKFHDKENGEWFGYLHRDGSVAQTAKGNLYKGPFHLPRQEWYCTQILHEYLENN